From Cygnus olor isolate bCygOlo1 chromosome 7, bCygOlo1.pri.v2, whole genome shotgun sequence, a single genomic window includes:
- the LOC121073437 gene encoding LOW QUALITY PROTEIN: lipase member M-like (The sequence of the model RefSeq protein was modified relative to this genomic sequence to represent the inferred CDS: inserted 1 base in 1 codon), whose translation MWCLLVLLCSQGAAFSAGFTAPFTLGSEGTQHMKHRNPEDFMNVSEIIRYHGYPCEEYEVTTEDGYILAVFRIPSGRNMQNTGQKPAVFLQHAFLGDATHWISYLPNNSLGFILADAGYDVWLGNSRGNTWSXKHKTLKTSQKEFWQFSFDEMGKYDIPAELYFIMNKTGQKDVYYVGHSEGTASGFIAFSTYPELAERVKVFFALGPVTTCTHATSPLMKIANLPPALLRLTLGWKGTMHQIRFMKGPVTEFCTNMDKFCGQILCYIAGGNTQNLNMSRTDALVAHSPAGTSVQNIIHWHQIAQAGQFQAYDYGLKENMKKYNQPTPPAYNIERISTPIAVWSGGQDKFAGPKDIAKLLSQITNLCYHKHFPEWGHLDFIWGLDATERMYRKIIELMIKYL comes from the exons ATGTGGTGCCTCCtcgtgctgctctgctcccagggaGCTGCCTTTTCAGCAGGGTTCACAGCACCCTTCACTCTCGGCTCAGAGGGAACACAGCACATGAAGCACCGCAACCCTGAAGACTTTATGAACGTT AGTGAAATTATCAGATATCACGGATACCCCTGCGAGGAGTATGAAGTTACCACCGAGGATGGATACAtacttgctgttttcagaaTTCCCAGTGGGAGGAACATGCAAAATACAG ggCAAAAGCCTGCAGTCTTCCTACAGCATGCTTTTCTAGgagatgccacccactggatTTCTTACCTGCCCAACAACAGCCTAGGCTTCATCCTTGCAGATGCCGGCTATGATGTCTGGTTGGGAAACAGCCGAGGGAACACTTGGT TCAAACACAAGACCCTTAAAACCAGCCAGAAAGAGTTCTGGCAGTTCAG CTTTGATGAAATGGGTAAATACGATATTCCAGCAGAGCTGTACTTCATCATGAATAAAACCGGACAGAAGGATGTATACTATGTTGGTCACTCTGAAGGCACCGCATCAG GCTTTATAGCATTTTCTACATATCCTGAGCTGGCTGAAAGGGTAAAAGTGTTCTTTGCTCTTGGCCCAGTAACCACCTGCACGCATGCTACAAGCCCTCTGATGAAGATAGCAAATCTtcctccagcactgctcagg tTAACACTTGGCTGGAAAGGAACCATGCACCAGATTCGATTTATGAAAGGACCTGTGACGGAGTTCTGTACAAACATGGATAAGTTTTGTGGACAAATACTCTGTTATATAGCTGGGGGCAACACACAAAATCTGAACATG AGTCGAACAGATGCTTTGGTAGCACATTCCCCAGCTGGGACATCAGTACAGAACATTATTCACTGGCATCAG ataGCACAAGCAGGCCAATTCCAGGCTTATGACTATGGcttgaaggaaaacatgaagaaatacaACCAG CCTACTCCTCCTGCATACAACATAGAGAGGATAAGCACGCCCATTGCTGTTTGGAGTGGCGGACAAGACAAATTTGCAGGTCCAAAAGACATTGCAAAGCTACTTTCTCAGATTACTAATCTCTGTTACCATAAGCACTTTCCTGAGTGGGGACATCTTGATTTCATCTGGGGCCTTGATGCGACTGAGAGAATGTATCGGAAAATCATTGAACTAATGATAAAGTATCTTTGA